Proteins encoded together in one Canis aureus isolate CA01 chromosome 21, VMU_Caureus_v.1.0, whole genome shotgun sequence window:
- the KMT2E gene encoding inactive histone-lysine N-methyltransferase 2E isoform X3, with protein MGIDRQHIPDTYLCERCQPRSLDKERAVLLQRRKRENMSDGDTSATESGDEVPVELYTAFQHTPTSITLTASRVSKVNDKRRKKSGEKEQNISKCKKAFREGSRKSSRVKGSAPEIDPSSDGSNFGWETKIKAWMDRYEEANSNQYSEGVQREAQRIALRLGNGNDKKEINKSDLNTNNLLFKPPVESHIQKNKKILKSAKDLPPDALIIEYRGKFMLREQFEANGYFFKRPYPFVLFYSKFHGLEMCVDARTFGNEARFIRRSCTPNAEVRHEIEDGTIHLYIYSIQSIPKGTEITIAFDFDYGNCKYKVDCACLKENPECPVLKRSSESTENINSGYETRRKKGKKEKDISKEKDTQNQNITLDCEGTTNKMKSPETKQRKLSPLRLSVSNNQEPDFIDDIEEKTPISNEVEMESEEQIAERKRKMTREERKMEAILQAFARLEKREKRREQALERISTAKTEVKTECKDAQIVSDAEVLQEQAKEETASKPTPAKVNRTKQRKSFSRSRTHIGQQRRRHRTVSMCSDIQPSSPDLEVTSQQNDIENTVLAIEPETETALAELIPETEVPALTKCPAKYPKTKKHLVNEWLSEKNEKTGKPSDSLSERPLRITTDPEVLATQLNSLPGLTYSPHVYSTPKHYIRFTSPFLSEKRRRKEPTENISGSCKKRWLKQALEEENSAILHRFNSPCQERSRSPTVNGESKSPLLLNDSCSLPDLTTPLKKRRLYQLLDSAYSETSTPTPSPYATPTHTDITPTDPSFATPPRGKSDDEACRNGYKPIYSPVTPVTPGTPGNTMHFENISSPESSPEIKRRTYNQEGYDRSSTMLTLGPFRNSNLTDLGLQEIKTIGYTSPRSRTEVNRQCPGEKESVSDLQLGLDAIEQTALHKTMEPPTHDRTDSNSQLESTHSGRGTMYSSWVKSPDRTGVNFSVNSNLRDLTPSHQLEVGGGFRISESKCLMQDDTRGIFMETPVFCTSEDGLVSGFGRTVNDNLIDGSCTPQNPPQKKKVSLLEYRKRQREARKSGSKAEHFPLVSVSPHASGNSSNSGDGCASRSESGEQLEGTASLPLPAPATAYSATSEETSNNCPVKEAPASEKNEPEVQWTASTSVEQVRERSYQRALLLSDHRKDKDSGGESPCVPCSPSHVPSSPSSHSNHIPQLQPKGPVPPFSELMEDPDTENPEPMTTSECPSPDTSQNTCKSPSKMSKPASPGPVLPVQPQGKIPTKSDSHWEASAPASEAESGVHLKAEVHPKQLLSNTQALAKNPPPQPLVRSASEQLSQKLPSAPVKLHCPPSPHVENPPKSSTPHPPVQHGYLSPKPPSQQLGSPYRPHHSQSPQVGTPQREPQRNFYPAAQNLQASTQQAPSGALFTQTPSGQSSATYSQFTPPGLSSTAPPPPPPPPPSSSSYYQNQQPSANFQNYNPLKGSLSQQTVFASGPNQALPGTSGQQPAPGHHVTPGHFLASPNPPLHHQSAAAVVPPPPPPPPAPGPHLVQQPSSHQQHSVAHVVGPVHAVTPGSHIHSQTAGHHLPPPPPPPGPAPHHHPPPPHPSTGLQGLPAQHQHVVNSAPPPPPPPPPSSVLASGHHTASAQALHHPPHQGPPLFPSSAHPAVPPYPSQATHHTTLGPGPQHQPSATGPHCPLPVAGPHLQPQGPNSIPTPTASGFCPHPGSVALPHGVQGPQQASPVPGQIPIHRAQVPPTFQNNYHGSGWH; from the exons ATGGGGATTGACAGGCAGCATATTCCTGATACATATTTATGTGAACGTTGCCAGCCTAG GAGTTTGGATAAAGAGAGGGCAGTGCTACTACAACGCCGGAAAAGGGAAAATATGTCAG ATGGTGATACCAGTGCAACTGAGAGTGGTGACGAGGTTCCTGTGGAATTATATACTGCATTTCAGCACACCCCAACATCGATTACTTTAACTGCTTCAAGAGTTTCCAAGGTTaatgataaaagaaggaaaaaaagtggggaaaaagaacaaaacatttcaaaatgtaaaaaa GCCTTTCGTGAAGGATCTAGGAAGTCATCAAGAGTTAAG GGTTCAGCTCCAGAGATTGATCCTTCATCTGATGGTTCAAATTTTGGATGGGAGACAAAAATCAAAGCATGGATGGATCGATATGAAGAGGCAAATAGTAACCAATATAGTGAGGGTGTTCAGAGGGAGGCACAAAGAATAGCTCTGAGATTAGGCAATGGAAATGACAAAAAAGAGATCAATAAATCAGATTTGAATACCAACAATTTGCTCTTCAAGCCTCCTGTGGAG agccatatacaaaaaaataagaaaattctgaaatctGCAAAAGATTTGCCTCCTGATGCACTTATCATTGAGTACAGAGGGAAGTTTATGCTAAGAGAACAGTTTGAAGCAAATGGATATTTCTTTAAGAG accatatccttttgttttattttattctaaatttcatGGGCTAGAAATGTGTGTTGATGCAAGGACTTTTGGGAATGAGGCTCGGTTCATCAGGCGTTCTTGTACACCCAACGCAGAG GTGAGGCATGAAATTGAGGATGGAACTATACATCTTTACATTTATTCTATACAGAGTATTCCAAAGGGAACTGAAATAACTATTGCCTTTGATTTTGACTATGGGAATTG TAAGTACAAGGTGGACTGTGCATGCCTCAAAGAAAATCCAGAGTGCCCTGTTCTAAAACGTAGTTCTGAATCCACGGAAAACATCAATAGTGGTTATGAgaccagaaggaaaaaaggaaaaaaagaaaaggatatttcaaaagaaaaagatacacagaATCAGAATATTACTTTGGATTGTGAAGGAACAACCAACAAAATGAAGAGCCCAGAAACTAAACAGAGAAAGCTTTCTCCACTGAGACTATCCGTATCAAATAATCAG GAACCAGATTTTATTGATGATATAGAAGAAAAGACTCCCATTAGCAACGAAGTAGAAATGGAATCAGAGGAGCAGAttgcagaaaggaaaaggaagatg acaagagaagaaaggaaaatggaagcaATTCTGCAAGCTTTTGCCAGacttgaaaaaagagagaaaaggagggaacaaGCATTGGAAAGGATCAGCACAGCCAAAACTGAAGTGAAAACTGAATGTAAAGATGCACAGATTGTCAGCGATGCTGAAGTTCTTCAG GAACAAGCAAAGGAAGAAACTGCTAGCAAGCCAACCCCTGCCAAAGTGAATAGGACTAAACAGAGAAAAAGTTTTTCTCGGAGTCGGACTCACATTGGCCAGCAGCGTCGGAGACACAGGACTGTTAGCATGTGTTCGGATATCCAGCCATCTTCTCCTGATCTAGAAGTCACTTCACAACAGAATGATATTGAAAATACTGTACTTGCAATAGAACCAGAAACTGAAACTGCACTAGCAGAACTGATTCCAGAAACTGAAGTCCCAGCACTTACTAAGTGTCCTGCGAAGTACCCTAAAACAAAGAAG cacTTGGTCAATGAATGGTTAAGTGAGAAGAATGAGAAGACAGGAAAACCTTCAGACAGCCTTTCAGAAAGGCCTCTGCGCATAACTACAGATCCTGAAGTGTTAGCTACCCAGCTCAATTCTTTACCAGGTCTCACTTACAGTCCCCACGTGTACTCTACTCCTAAGCACTATATTAGATTTACGTCACCATTCCTttcagaaaaaaggagaagaaaagaaccTACTGAAAACATTTCTGGCTCATGCAAGAAG CGATGGTTGAAGCAAGCCTTAGAAGAGGAAAACTCCGCAATTTTACATAGATTTAACTCACCCTGTCAAGAAAGATCCAGAAGTCCTACAGTCAATGGTGAAAGTAAAAGTCCACTGCTCCTAAATGATAGCTGTTCCCTTCCAG ATTTAACTACACCACTGAAAAAACGAAGGCTTTATCAGTTGCTAGATTCTGCTTACTCTGAAACCTCCACACCTACTCCCTCACCGTATGCTACGCCAACTCACACAGATATCACTCCCACGGACCCATCGTTCGCCACTCCGCCACGGGGAAAATCAGATGACGAAGCTTGCAGAAATGGTTATAAGCCTATATATTCACCAGTTACCCCAGTAACTCCTGGCACACCAGGAAATACCATGCACTTTGAG aatatttcttCCCCAGAAAGTTCTCCAGAAATTAAGAGACGCACTTATAATCAAGAG GGATATGACCGATCTTCAACCATGTTAACATTGGGGCCTTTTAGAAATTCCAATTTAACGGACCTGGGTCTGCAAGAAATCAAGACTATTGGTTATACCAGCCCTAGGAGTAGGACTGAAGTCAACAGGCAGTGCCCTGGAGAAAAGGAATCTGTGTCAGACCTTCAACTGGGACTCGATGCAATTGAGCAAACTGCCTTACATAAAACCATGGAACCACCTACACACGACAGGACTGATTCTAACAGCCAACTGGAATCTACTCACTCTGGACGGGGCACAATGTATTCTTCCTGGGTAAAGAGTCCTGACAGAACAGGAGTTAACTTCTCAGTAAACTCTAACTTGAGGGACCTGACACCCTCCCATCAGTTGGAGGTTGGAGGAGGCTTCCGAATAAGTGAGTCAAAGTGCCTGATGCAGGATGATACTAGAGGCATATTTATGGAAACACCTGTGTTTTGTACTTCAGAAGATGGGCTTGTTTCTGGTTTCGGACGGACTGTTAATGACAATTTGATCGACGGGAGTTGCACACCCCAGAAtccaccacaaaagaaaaag GTTTCTCTATTAGAATACCGTAAGAGACAGCGTGAAGCCAGGAAAAGTGGCTCTAAGGCAGAGCACTTTCCCCTGGTTAGTGTGTCACCTCACGCAAGTGGCAACTCAAGCAACAGTGGTGACGGGTGTGCCAGCAGGAGCGAGAGTGGGGAGCAGCTAGAAGGCACAGCTAGCCTGCCTTTACCAGCACCAGCTACAGCTTATAGTGCTACTTCGGAAGAAACCAGCAATAACTGTCCTGTTAAGGAAGCTCCTGCCAGTGAGAAGAATGAACCAGAAGTTCAGTG GACCGCTTCAACCTCAGTGGAGCAAGTGAGAGAAAGGAGTTACCAGCGAGCGCTACTTCTCAGCGATCATCGAAAAGATAAAGACAGTG GGGGAGAGTCACCATGTGTCCCATGTTCACCGAGTCATGTTCCGTCTTCACCTTCATCTCATTCAAATCACATTCCCCAGTTGCAACCCAAGGGCCCAGTCCCTCCTTTCAGTGAACTTATGGAAG ATCCCGACACTGAAAATCCAGAACCCATGACTACAAGTGAATGTCCATCCCCAGACACCTCTCAAAATACTTGTAAAAGCCCTTCAAAAATGAGCAAG CCTGCTTCCCCGGGCCCCGTGCTTCCTGTTCAGCCACAAGGGAAAATACCCACCAAGTCCGATTCGCACTGGGAGGCGAGTGCACCCGCGTCAGAAGCCGAGAGCGGGGTTCACCTGAAAGCAGAAGTCCACCCGAAGCAGCTGCTAAGTAACACCCAAGCGCTGGCCAAGAATCCTCCTCCTCAGCCACTCGTCCGAAGCGCATCCGAGCAACTTTCACAGAAGCTGCCGTCCGCACCAGTGAAGTTGCACTGTCCTCCGTCCCCTCATGTAGAAAACCCTCCCAAGTCCTCGACACCCCACCCACCTGTGCAGCACGGTTATCTCTCACCAAAGCCCCCCTCCCAGCAGCTGGGATCGCCCTACAGGCCTCATCATTCACAGTCACCTCAAGTGGGAACACCTCAGCGAGAGCCTCAGAGAAATTTCTACCCAGCGGCACAGAACCTTCAAGCCAGTACTCAGCAGGCCCCGTCTGGAGCCCTATTTACACAGACCCCCTCAGGACAATCCTCAGCGACATATAGTCAGTTTACCCCCCCAGGTCTGAGCAGCACGGCACcgcctcctccaccccctccgcccccctcctccTCGTCTTACTATCAAAACCAGCAGCCCTCTGCGAACTTTCAGAATTATAATCCGCTTAAAGGTAGTCTTTCCCAACAGACTGTGTTTGCATCGGGACCAAATCAAGCCCTTCCCGGCACCAGCGGCCAGCAGCCCGCCCCAGGCCACCACGTCACTCCAGGGCATTTCTTGGCTTCGCCCAACCCTCCTCTCCACCATCAAAGCGCTGCGGCTGTGGttcctcccccgccgcccccaccccccgcccctgggcCGCACCTTGTGCAGCAGCCGAGCTCCCATCAGCAACACTCTGTAGCTCACGTAGTCGGGCCCGTTCACGCCGTCACCCCTGGGTCTCACATTCATTCTCAAACTGCTGGCCACcatctgcccccgcccccaccaccccctggTCCCGCCCCTCATCACCACCCGCCACCTCCCCATCCTTCCACAGGACTCCAGGGTCTACCAGCACAGCACCAGCATGTTGTAAATTCggcaccccccccacctcctccgcCACCACCCTCCAGTGTTTTGGCTTCTGGGCATCACACCGCCTCTGCTCAAGCCTTACACCATCCACCTCATCAAGGACCTCCACTTTTTCCTTCAAGTGCTCATCCAGCTGTACCACCGTATCCCTCCCAAGCCACACATCACACCACTCTGGGACCGGGACCCCAACACCAGCCTTCTGCAACAGGGCCACATTGTCCATTACCAGTCGCAGGTCCTCATCTCCAACCCCAAGGACCAAACAGTATTCCAACACCTACTGCTTCAGGGTTCTGTCCTCATCCTGGCTCTGTGGCCCTGCCGCATGGGGTTCAAGGACCTCAGCAGGCATCTCCAGTGCCCGGACAGATTCCAATTCACAGAGCACAGGTGCCACCAACATTTCAGAACAATTACCATGGTTCAGGGTGGCATTAA